One stretch of Aquimarina sp. Aq107 DNA includes these proteins:
- a CDS encoding TonB-dependent receptor, which translates to MKLFRLLPTLLFILFGSATFAQVKVTGTIVDAENTPIVGATILLENSENNFGKLTNRSGQFEIDAPSGNYNLEVRYLGFQSYKKSIEIGDGSTFDVGTIQLEAGTEQLQTVEVVGRVRKDYNSDYSFSATKIAIKNKELPQSVATVTKELIDDRLAFQLPDAVKTVSSVSATGLYNHYNIRGITQADDGQMLNGMRTRQYYFLQPITSHLERVEVIKGPSSVTFSSADPGGTVNMVTKKPLTEKRNSVSLTTGSFGTLRATADFTGPLNDSKTLLYRFNAAFQEADSFRDVVNNNAILITPSLSYIPNDKTSLNVEMIYNNAEGNLDRGQPIFGAINGEFDLNSTPITRNVGASNDHYKTKELIFMANFSQKFTEDFGFNAQFMKQTWDEDLAEHRVDGTAVDIDGNVIPTLARMRYDKRQQFWETDNFSAYFNYDIKKNNITNKLLVGYDATRWERKIGAGFLRARRYLTVDGGQANYDPTNPGNFQQMVVDGVTMPVPAVPHFNLENPFNGARNTNSYNLAELTIPANLNTSNGIYIQNQFKIGKLSALVNLRYEWFTDIFDYKNDEEEFKTSAFVPRLGVTYEITDDISAYTTYLEGFQPHTNTVSLSPTAEGFFWAASPSRFDPLESSLIEVGAKGEFLNGKIFANFAIFNVTQKNILLGDTYDLDNLTTRGEQRSRGFEADISGYILPNLQLTASYSYTDATIEEDAVAEFIGARIGGAPKHNANFWGRYDFNSISFLKGIGVGLGAQYVDERFTWYNPTYDTNRVLLPEYTIFDAAVYYKPSYMNMQLSLKVNNLFNDTYWLGGLNPSRLGPGAPRNILLNATYTF; encoded by the coding sequence ATGAAACTTTTTAGATTATTACCCACCCTTTTATTTATATTATTTGGTTCTGCCACATTTGCACAAGTAAAAGTAACAGGAACCATCGTCGACGCCGAAAATACTCCAATAGTCGGAGCTACCATTTTATTAGAGAATTCTGAAAATAATTTTGGAAAACTAACTAATAGATCTGGACAATTTGAAATAGATGCTCCTTCTGGCAACTACAACCTAGAAGTGAGATATTTAGGATTTCAATCCTATAAGAAAAGTATCGAAATAGGTGATGGTTCTACATTTGATGTAGGAACTATACAATTAGAAGCAGGTACTGAGCAATTACAGACTGTCGAAGTTGTAGGTCGTGTAAGAAAAGATTATAATAGTGATTATTCGTTTTCTGCAACCAAAATAGCTATTAAAAATAAAGAGTTGCCACAATCGGTAGCTACAGTAACTAAAGAACTTATTGATGATCGTCTAGCATTTCAATTACCAGATGCTGTCAAAACAGTAAGTAGTGTATCAGCGACGGGATTATATAATCATTATAACATTAGAGGTATAACTCAAGCTGATGACGGACAAATGCTTAATGGAATGCGTACACGTCAATATTACTTTTTACAACCTATAACATCTCACCTTGAGCGTGTAGAGGTTATTAAAGGGCCTTCTTCTGTAACTTTTTCTAGTGCAGATCCTGGTGGAACTGTAAATATGGTAACTAAAAAACCATTGACTGAAAAAAGAAATTCAGTAAGTTTAACAACAGGGAGTTTTGGAACTCTAAGAGCGACAGCAGATTTCACAGGACCATTGAACGATTCTAAAACTTTATTATATCGTTTTAATGCGGCTTTTCAAGAAGCAGATTCTTTTAGAGATGTTGTAAATAATAATGCTATTTTAATCACTCCTTCTTTGAGTTATATTCCTAACGATAAGACCTCACTTAATGTGGAAATGATTTACAATAACGCTGAGGGTAATTTAGACAGAGGTCAGCCAATTTTTGGCGCAATTAATGGCGAGTTTGATTTGAATAGCACACCAATCACAAGAAACGTAGGTGCATCAAACGATCACTATAAAACTAAAGAGCTCATATTTATGGCTAATTTTAGTCAAAAGTTTACTGAAGACTTTGGCTTTAATGCACAGTTCATGAAACAAACTTGGGATGAAGATTTAGCTGAGCATAGAGTTGACGGTACAGCCGTTGATATTGATGGAAATGTGATTCCTACACTTGCAAGAATGCGGTATGACAAAAGGCAACAATTTTGGGAAACAGATAACTTTAGTGCCTATTTTAATTATGACATCAAAAAAAATAATATTACCAACAAATTATTAGTTGGATACGATGCTACGAGATGGGAAAGAAAAATTGGAGCGGGATTCCTTCGTGCAAGAAGATATTTAACAGTAGATGGAGGTCAGGCTAATTATGACCCAACTAACCCTGGTAATTTTCAACAAATGGTTGTAGATGGTGTAACTATGCCAGTACCAGCTGTTCCACATTTTAACTTAGAAAACCCTTTTAATGGAGCCAGAAATACAAATAGTTACAACCTTGCTGAATTAACAATTCCTGCAAATTTAAACACTTCAAACGGTATCTATATCCAAAATCAATTCAAGATTGGAAAATTATCAGCATTAGTAAACTTAAGATATGAGTGGTTTACAGACATTTTTGATTACAAAAATGATGAAGAAGAATTTAAAACTAGTGCTTTTGTACCTAGACTTGGTGTAACTTATGAGATTACAGATGATATTAGTGCGTATACAACATATTTAGAAGGATTTCAACCACATACAAATACAGTATCATTATCTCCAACCGCAGAAGGTTTTTTCTGGGCAGCCTCACCAAGTAGATTCGATCCATTAGAAAGTAGTTTAATAGAAGTAGGTGCTAAAGGAGAATTTTTAAATGGAAAAATCTTTGCCAACTTCGCAATTTTTAATGTTACTCAAAAAAACATCTTGCTTGGAGATACCTATGATTTAGATAATTTAACAACAAGAGGAGAGCAAAGAAGTAGAGGTTTTGAAGCAGATATATCAGGATATATACTACCAAATTTACAATTAACAGCTTCTTATTCTTATACAGATGCTACAATTGAAGAAGATGCTGTCGCAGAATTTATAGGAGCACGAATCGGTGGAGCTCCAAAACATAATGCGAATTTTTGGGGGAGATACGACTTTAATTCAATTTCATTTTTAAAAGGAATTGGTGTTGGTTTAGGCGCACAATATGTAGATGAAAGATTTACTTGGTACAATCCTACATACGATACCAATAGAGTATTATTACCGGAATACACGATATTTGATGCAGCTGTATACTACAAGCCAAGTTACATGAATATGCAGTTAAGTCTAAAAGTAAACAACCTATTTAATGATACTTATTGGTTAGGTGGTCTTAACCCTTCTAGACTAGGACCAGGTGCTCCAAGAAATATCTTGTTAAATGCAACGTATACATTTTAA
- a CDS encoding DUF3526 domain-containing protein — protein sequence MKWANIKLFVLNFLHNATTTKNFYLLYTIFIVLTCYAAFSGIKNHITQNEIRLDHQVKARQSWEANPDKHPHRMAHFGTFAFRINASLGIFDYGLESFTGNTVFLEAHRQNSVNFSEATFSTGMLRFGELSLSLLLQLVLPLIMFFLGFSSIAKDRQNGTLKMLLSQGATWKEILFGKSLGLFAISMLYFIPVFLVVIIALLIYGQQGANQSLWLRLLFISFGYLAFLFIISALTMIVSATTRTAKNALLRLLGIWLLLVVLLPKSAQAMGNYWFPTPSKLAFQSSIEKEVIKKGDSHNPNDPHYNNLRDSVLSVHNVKKVTDLPFNYSGFVMREGEKITANLYRKHYKNLVSIYNNQNDVTQLSSFINPFTAIKQLSMTMSGTDFSSYIDFQNQADTYRYQLAQTMNELQMEYISPKKESGSEGKKHVVDHEHWSEFKDFRHQPMAFSKSIKEASLALISIILWVLLIFWLLLFTSKKAKAI from the coding sequence ATGAAATGGGCTAATATTAAGTTATTCGTATTAAACTTTTTGCATAATGCAACAACTACCAAGAATTTCTATCTATTGTATACCATTTTTATAGTATTAACGTGCTATGCCGCTTTTAGTGGTATAAAAAATCATATTACACAGAATGAAATTCGATTAGACCATCAAGTCAAAGCGAGACAAAGCTGGGAAGCTAACCCAGATAAGCACCCACACCGAATGGCTCATTTTGGAACTTTTGCTTTTAGAATAAATGCTTCCTTAGGAATATTTGATTATGGGTTAGAAAGTTTTACTGGGAATACAGTTTTTTTAGAAGCCCATCGACAAAATAGTGTAAACTTTTCTGAAGCTACTTTTTCTACAGGTATGCTGCGATTCGGAGAATTAAGCTTATCATTATTATTACAACTGGTACTCCCACTAATCATGTTTTTTTTAGGTTTTTCTAGTATTGCAAAAGACAGACAAAATGGAACCTTAAAAATGTTATTATCACAAGGAGCTACCTGGAAAGAGATTCTATTCGGAAAATCTCTGGGGCTTTTTGCTATTTCTATGTTATATTTTATTCCTGTTTTTTTAGTAGTAATCATCGCTCTTTTGATCTATGGTCAACAAGGTGCTAATCAATCTCTTTGGCTGCGATTATTATTTATAAGCTTTGGGTATTTAGCTTTTCTATTTATTATATCAGCCTTGACCATGATCGTTTCTGCAACTACCCGTACTGCAAAAAATGCTTTACTCAGATTATTAGGTATTTGGTTATTATTAGTGGTCTTATTACCAAAATCTGCACAAGCTATGGGTAATTATTGGTTTCCTACTCCTAGCAAATTAGCTTTTCAATCTTCTATTGAAAAAGAGGTAATCAAAAAAGGTGATAGTCACAATCCTAATGATCCCCATTATAATAATCTGAGGGACTCAGTTTTAAGTGTTCATAATGTTAAAAAGGTAACAGATTTGCCCTTTAATTATTCAGGATTTGTAATGCGAGAAGGAGAAAAAATAACGGCTAATTTATATCGAAAGCATTATAAAAATTTGGTCTCTATTTATAACAATCAAAATGATGTAACCCAGCTATCATCATTCATCAATCCCTTTACAGCCATCAAACAATTATCAATGACGATGTCAGGAACAGATTTTTCATCTTACATTGACTTTCAGAATCAAGCAGATACTTATCGATATCAGCTAGCTCAAACTATGAATGAATTACAAATGGAATATATAAGTCCAAAAAAAGAAAGTGGATCTGAAGGAAAAAAACATGTAGTTGATCATGAACATTGGTCAGAATTTAAAGATTTTAGACACCAACCTATGGCTTTTTCTAAATCAATTAAAGAAGCTTCTCTTGCATTGATTTCTATAATATTATGGGTGTTATTGATCTTCTGGTTATTGTTATTCACATCAAAAAAAGCAAAAGCTATATGA
- a CDS encoding DUF3526 domain-containing protein produces the protein MTTLKLFLQQCIRSKEVWISLLLITLLGIISIVIGNKHLERQQDAIAEVKSYQAQHFDRQVALHNEDLGLLLYYAKFAYINNLNPLAGLSIGQSDVNPTVKRITIKTFEAQKYDTDLVNPMNLQSGNLDLSFVIIYLFPLLVIVLSFNVLSEETETGTWRLVTIQARSKLGFIISKLLIRLILLYITLIVLFFIAKLVLNLTFDSNLVWMLGLSMLYILFWFTLTFFIIMFKKSSGFNALLLLSVWLVLIILLPAGINAYVSAKYPVPEALSTAIAQRDGYHVKWDTDKLTTIEKFYEHYPQFKEYGYPTDGFNWLWYYAMQQMGDDDSKNQQEALNEKIKLREQTSSRIASIIPNMHIQLVFNRLSGTSMSQQMDYLEATDAYHEKLRLFFYPKIFKKQQAKTIDWKQFTPEYYETTSNLSPIKSMIPIVIASILMILISIPRIRRL, from the coding sequence ATGACAACGTTAAAGTTATTTTTACAGCAATGTATCAGGTCTAAAGAAGTCTGGATAAGTTTATTGCTTATTACTCTTTTAGGAATAATAAGTATTGTTATTGGCAACAAACACTTGGAAAGACAACAAGATGCAATAGCAGAAGTAAAATCATATCAAGCACAACATTTTGATCGACAAGTAGCGCTGCACAATGAAGACTTAGGGTTGTTACTGTATTATGCAAAATTCGCTTATATAAACAACCTAAACCCATTAGCTGGGCTATCCATTGGTCAGTCAGATGTAAATCCTACTGTAAAGCGAATTACTATTAAGACTTTTGAAGCTCAAAAATATGATACTGATTTGGTAAACCCAATGAATTTACAATCTGGTAATCTTGATCTATCATTTGTAATCATTTATTTATTTCCGTTATTAGTTATTGTATTATCTTTTAATGTTCTTTCAGAAGAAACAGAAACAGGTACTTGGCGATTAGTAACCATACAAGCGAGATCTAAATTAGGGTTCATTATATCCAAGCTTTTAATCCGATTGATCCTATTATATATTACACTAATTGTTCTTTTTTTTATAGCAAAACTAGTGCTCAACCTAACTTTTGACAGCAACTTAGTTTGGATGTTAGGATTGTCAATGTTATATATCCTATTTTGGTTTACATTAACTTTCTTTATCATTATGTTTAAAAAGTCTTCTGGTTTTAATGCATTACTACTTTTATCAGTTTGGCTAGTATTAATAATTCTTTTACCTGCTGGTATTAATGCATATGTATCAGCAAAATATCCAGTCCCAGAAGCATTAAGTACAGCAATTGCTCAACGAGATGGGTATCACGTTAAATGGGATACCGATAAATTGACAACTATAGAGAAGTTTTATGAACACTATCCCCAATTTAAAGAATATGGATACCCTACAGATGGATTTAACTGGTTATGGTATTACGCTATGCAGCAAATGGGAGATGATGACTCAAAAAATCAACAAGAAGCTTTAAACGAAAAGATAAAGTTACGTGAACAAACCAGTAGTCGAATTGCATCCATAATTCCGAATATGCATATACAACTAGTTTTTAATCGACTATCTGGAACTAGTATGAGCCAGCAAATGGATTATCTAGAAGCCACTGATGCGTACCATGAAAAATTAAGATTGTTTTTTTATCCGAAAATATTTAAAAAACAACAAGCAAAAACTATTGATTGGAAACAATTTACTCCAGAATATTACGAGACTACTTCTAACCTATCTCCAATAAAAAGTATGATTCCAATTGTCATTGCATCGATATTGATGATTTTAATTTCAATACCAAGAATTAGGCGCTTATAA
- a CDS encoding succinylglutamate desuccinylase/aspartoacylase family protein, translating to MLNTRLFFFVFIFFVANGIAQNSFIFQNKFIKPGTKENFKIPVVSDKDSTYIPVTIFNGLKSGPVLGITAGVHGYEYPPILAAQQLNQKIDPTKLSGTVILVQIANVPAFLGRSPFLNPLDNKNLNRSFPGDANGSITERIADIITKEVIARSDFFVDIHAGDAPEDLRSYNAWYQSKALPEVSRKGKEMALAMGFDYTIIFNIKKERLQTPSLYCSQEAFHRKIPSVDIECGKLGIPDEIEINRIVNAMFSLLVHLNMMNANNQSVLTKPIIIAKRFTIKSASTGLFYSDKKAGDFIKKGELVGYITDFFGNTLENIKASQNGMILYMIGTPPINKGETIMNVGMTPM from the coding sequence ATGCTCAACACAAGACTCTTTTTTTTCGTTTTTATTTTTTTTGTTGCTAATGGGATAGCACAAAATTCTTTTATTTTTCAAAATAAATTTATCAAACCAGGAACTAAAGAAAATTTCAAAATACCGGTAGTTAGTGATAAGGATAGTACCTATATTCCTGTTACAATATTTAATGGATTAAAGTCAGGACCTGTTTTAGGAATCACAGCGGGAGTTCATGGCTATGAATATCCACCTATTCTTGCCGCCCAGCAATTGAATCAAAAAATAGATCCAACAAAATTATCAGGTACGGTTATCTTAGTGCAAATAGCTAATGTGCCAGCTTTTCTCGGTAGGAGTCCGTTTTTAAACCCGTTAGATAATAAGAACCTCAATCGTTCTTTTCCCGGTGATGCTAATGGATCCATAACCGAACGTATAGCAGATATAATTACTAAAGAAGTAATTGCAAGGTCTGATTTTTTCGTTGATATACATGCTGGGGATGCTCCAGAAGATTTACGTTCCTATAATGCTTGGTATCAGAGTAAAGCGCTACCAGAAGTTTCTCGAAAAGGAAAGGAAATGGCTTTAGCAATGGGTTTTGATTATACCATCATTTTTAATATTAAAAAGGAACGATTACAGACTCCTAGTTTGTATTGTTCACAAGAAGCGTTTCATCGCAAAATACCTTCTGTTGATATTGAGTGTGGTAAATTAGGGATTCCTGATGAAATAGAAATTAATAGAATTGTGAATGCTATGTTTTCTTTATTAGTTCATCTTAATATGATGAATGCTAATAACCAATCTGTTTTAACCAAACCAATAATTATAGCGAAACGATTTACAATTAAAAGTGCATCAACTGGACTTTTTTACTCTGATAAAAAAGCGGGCGATTTTATTAAAAAAGGAGAACTAGTGGGATATATAACTGATTTTTTTGGTAATACATTAGAAAATATTAAAGCATCACAAAATGGAATGATCCTTTATATGATAGGTACTCCTCCTATTAATAAAGGAGAAACTATCATGAATGTTGGTATGACGCCAATGTAA
- a CDS encoding pyridoxamine 5'-phosphate oxidase family protein, with product MSENFISDIAFSTEVKKRQEEMGSRKAYQKMAERRDWQDEINESLRSFISLRDSFYMASVNPSGQPYIQHRGGPKGFLKVLDKKHLAFADYAGNKQYISIGNFDTNAKVHLFLMDYPNRMRIKIWGEIVIHEPGETLLQQVRDENYTAEIERLIKIKVNAWDINCPQHIEQRFTTEEFQPRVKQLENKIAQLEKQLKEFQNQK from the coding sequence ATGAGTGAGAATTTTATTAGTGATATAGCCTTTAGTACAGAGGTAAAAAAGCGACAGGAAGAAATGGGATCGAGAAAAGCTTATCAAAAAATGGCAGAACGTCGTGACTGGCAGGATGAGATTAATGAAAGTCTTAGATCATTTATCAGTTTAAGGGATTCATTTTATATGGCTTCTGTAAACCCTAGTGGGCAGCCCTATATCCAACATAGAGGTGGACCCAAAGGTTTTCTTAAGGTACTAGATAAAAAACACTTAGCCTTTGCGGATTATGCTGGAAATAAACAATACATATCGATTGGTAATTTCGACACCAATGCTAAAGTTCATCTTTTTTTAATGGATTACCCTAACAGGATGAGAATAAAAATTTGGGGAGAAATTGTAATTCATGAACCAGGTGAAACCCTTTTACAACAAGTACGTGATGAAAATTATACCGCCGAGATAGAACGTTTAATAAAAATTAAAGTTAATGCGTGGGATATCAATTGTCCTCAACATATAGAACAAAGATTTACAACTGAAGAATTTCAGCCTCGTGTAAAACAACTTGAAAATAAAATAGCACAATTAGAAAAACAGCTAAAGGAATTTCAAAACCAGAAATAA
- a CDS encoding PAS domain-containing sensor histidine kinase, which yields MNYNGYIARLFFRILVLVALILGLVYTIDNEYTSSITIISFVILYFLYSTYSFVKRRFVVMDDFFEAVKYRDFSRWFPEDRGPKDIRFLYKGFNEVNRTIKEINSKNEAQYVYLQKILEMVDIGIIAYNLETGDVLWSNDSFRETLDVPSFKNIRFVEGRKPDLYDAIFETYHKEPNSISIAVQNEKIKVLISDTVFQVKEDPFKLIVLQNIDDTLNRNESEAWKKLLSVMTHEIMNSIAPISSLADTLQSHLQLTLDNPDDYPLEIEDLNSGIKTIKNRSEGLLKFAKTYRSLSKVTHLNLDRKKITELFETIQLLMQPSLDVKNINIEFKVTPPKIELDIDSYLIEQVLINLILNAVDACKHRPDPQIRVLAEQKPNRNIVIKVYDNGSGIPQDIMDSIFIPFFTSKSTGSGIGLSLCKQIMLLHKGKILVNSRENEGTVFSLVF from the coding sequence ATGAACTATAACGGTTATATTGCCAGACTCTTTTTTAGGATTTTAGTATTGGTAGCTCTAATATTAGGTCTTGTGTATACTATTGATAATGAGTATACAAGTAGTATTACTATAATTAGCTTCGTTATTTTATATTTTTTGTATTCTACATATAGTTTTGTAAAAAGACGTTTTGTGGTGATGGATGATTTTTTTGAAGCTGTTAAATATCGAGATTTTTCGAGATGGTTCCCAGAAGATAGAGGACCAAAAGATATCAGGTTTTTATATAAAGGTTTTAATGAGGTTAATCGAACGATAAAGGAAATAAACTCTAAGAATGAGGCCCAATACGTATATCTACAGAAGATTTTAGAAATGGTAGATATTGGGATTATCGCATACAATCTAGAAACCGGAGATGTATTATGGTCTAATGATTCTTTTAGAGAAACTTTAGATGTTCCGTCGTTTAAAAATATTCGTTTTGTAGAAGGAAGAAAACCAGATTTGTATGATGCTATATTTGAAACATATCATAAAGAACCAAATTCAATTTCTATCGCGGTTCAAAATGAGAAAATAAAAGTATTAATTTCTGATACCGTTTTTCAGGTAAAAGAAGATCCATTTAAGCTTATAGTATTACAAAATATAGATGATACACTAAATAGGAATGAATCTGAAGCTTGGAAGAAATTATTGAGTGTAATGACTCATGAAATTATGAATTCTATAGCACCTATTTCGTCTTTGGCAGATACTTTACAGTCGCATTTACAACTTACTCTCGATAATCCAGATGACTATCCATTAGAAATTGAAGATTTAAATTCAGGTATAAAAACAATTAAGAATAGAAGTGAAGGTCTTTTAAAATTTGCTAAGACCTATCGAAGTCTTAGTAAAGTAACACACTTAAATCTTGATAGAAAAAAAATAACAGAACTTTTTGAAACGATACAATTATTAATGCAGCCATCTTTGGATGTAAAAAATATAAACATTGAGTTTAAGGTTACTCCTCCAAAAATTGAATTAGATATTGATAGCTACCTTATAGAACAGGTACTAATTAATCTTATTCTTAATGCAGTCGATGCGTGTAAACATAGACCAGATCCACAAATAAGGGTACTAGCAGAACAAAAACCAAATAGAAATATAGTTATTAAAGTATATGACAATGGTTCTGGGATTCCTCAAGATATTATGGATAGTATTTTTATTCCGTTTTTCACAAGTAAATCTACAGGTAGTGGAATAGGACTTAGTTTATGTAAACAAATAATGTTACTCCATAAAGGTAAAATTTTGGTTAATAGTAGAGAAAATGAAGGTACCGTGTTTAGTCTAGTATTTTAG
- a CDS encoding sigma-54 dependent transcriptional regulator yields MVLKEATILVIDDDVDVLTALRLLFKPLVKEVVIEKNPSNIGAQINKKSFDIIILDMNFNGLVNTGNEGIFWLNEIKKSKPKTDVVLITAYADIDLAIRALKEGASDFLVKPWKNEKIIHTISSLLKARKSNASDNKSSQVGTSAIIGESEAIKDVFLKLKKVAPTDANVLILGENGTGKDLIAKALHDNSNRRDQPFVKVDVGALTSSLFESELFGYKKGAFTDAKEDRVGRFEAANGGTLFLDEIGNITLGQQVRLLTVLQNRLVTPLGSNEAISIDIRLICATNIEPKVLADEQKFRKDLIYRINTVDIVMPPLRDRGTDITLLAKHFISVYADKYNKSQFSLDSGFISKLKNHDFPGNVRELQYVLERAVIMADSTSLKPEDLVFSSIERQTSKTSNTTMNLDSLEKNAILTVLEKNKGNVSKSAKELGITRAALYRRLDKYEL; encoded by the coding sequence ATGGTATTAAAAGAAGCTACAATTTTAGTTATTGATGACGATGTAGATGTACTAACTGCATTACGTCTTTTATTTAAGCCTTTGGTGAAAGAGGTGGTAATCGAAAAAAATCCAAGTAATATTGGAGCTCAGATAAATAAAAAGAGTTTTGATATTATTATACTTGACATGAATTTTAATGGTTTGGTCAATACCGGAAATGAAGGTATTTTTTGGTTAAATGAAATTAAAAAATCGAAACCAAAAACAGATGTGGTGTTAATCACTGCGTATGCGGATATTGATTTAGCAATTAGAGCATTAAAAGAAGGGGCTTCTGATTTTTTAGTGAAACCTTGGAAAAATGAAAAAATAATACACACGATTAGTTCTTTATTAAAGGCTAGAAAATCCAATGCTTCTGATAATAAATCATCTCAGGTAGGAACAAGTGCAATAATAGGCGAAAGCGAAGCAATTAAAGATGTTTTTTTAAAACTAAAAAAGGTTGCACCTACGGATGCAAATGTTCTGATTTTAGGAGAAAATGGTACTGGTAAAGATTTAATTGCAAAAGCATTACATGATAATTCTAATAGAAGAGATCAACCTTTCGTTAAAGTAGATGTTGGAGCATTAACATCTTCATTGTTCGAGAGTGAGTTATTTGGATATAAAAAAGGTGCCTTTACAGATGCTAAAGAAGATAGAGTAGGACGGTTTGAGGCTGCGAATGGTGGGACATTATTCTTAGATGAGATTGGTAATATTACTTTAGGACAACAAGTACGTTTACTAACCGTGTTACAAAATAGATTAGTTACTCCATTAGGATCTAATGAAGCTATATCAATTGATATTAGACTTATTTGCGCTACTAATATTGAACCAAAAGTATTAGCAGATGAGCAAAAGTTTAGAAAAGATTTAATTTATAGAATTAATACGGTAGATATTGTAATGCCACCTTTACGAGATAGAGGAACGGATATTACATTGTTGGCAAAACATTTTATATCCGTATATGCTGATAAATACAATAAAAGCCAATTTTCATTGGATTCTGGTTTTATTTCTAAATTAAAAAATCACGATTTCCCTGGTAACGTAAGGGAATTACAATATGTTTTAGAACGAGCCGTAATTATGGCTGATAGTACTTCCTTAAAACCAGAAGATTTGGTGTTTTCTTCCATAGAAAGACAGACTAGTAAAACTTCTAACACCACAATGAACTTAGATAGTTTAGAAAAAAATGCAATTCTTACTGTTTTAGAAAAAAATAAAGGAAATGTTTCAAAATCTGCAAAAGAGTTAGGAATAACTAGAGCAGCATTATATAGAAGGCTAGATAAATATGAACTATAA